One Legionella hackeliae DNA segment encodes these proteins:
- a CDS encoding DNA polymerase III subunit chi: MPAIRVDFYLLSGQEDSARWLLACRLLEKAYLRGHRVFVYCESQKDAHQLDELLWTFKDNSFIPHNLQGEGPEPPPPIQIGYQAEPRGYSDILLNLNSNIPEFYKRFKRVMEIVVNDETAKELSRRNYKEYRAYQCELYTHNID; this comes from the coding sequence ATGCCAGCAATTCGCGTTGATTTTTATTTATTAAGTGGTCAAGAGGATTCTGCACGCTGGCTTTTAGCGTGCCGTCTTCTTGAAAAGGCCTATTTACGTGGTCATCGAGTCTTTGTCTATTGCGAGTCACAAAAAGACGCTCATCAGCTGGATGAATTGCTTTGGACATTTAAAGATAATAGCTTCATTCCCCATAACTTACAGGGTGAAGGCCCTGAACCTCCGCCGCCCATACAAATTGGCTATCAAGCCGAACCCCGAGGCTATTCTGACATCTTGTTGAATTTAAATTCCAACATTCCGGAGTTTTACAAGCGTTTTAAACGAGTGATGGAAATTGTAGTTAATGACGAAACTGCCAAGGAATTAAGCCGAAGAAATTACAAGGAATACCGCGCTTATCAATGCGAGTTGTACACACACAACATCGACTAG
- a CDS encoding leucyl aminopeptidase family protein: MHANLFYETSTDKALPLVLISQKQWEQGVESLTPAERNFFSLQQFKAKAGEICLIMNSDGELVKAYLGTGNQEDALALACAASRLPISRYQLKETVPQHALAAWALAQYRFTAYKKQEITPNILVVDEANLPNILSDVEAIFLVRDLINTPTNDLGPEELAAIVADLAKKNNATFRQWVGTELIKDNFPAIHAVGRASAKAPRLISLTWGDEKHPKVTLVGKGVCFDSGGLDIKPSTAMRLMKKDMGGAAHVMGIAQWVMQQQLPIRLQILIPAVENAIGPDAFRPGDILTMRNGLTVEVDNTDAEGRLILADAIVKACEEQPELLIDFSTLTGAARVAVGTEIAALFSNDDKLAQSLGEASQSTNDPVWRLPLFAAYNSMLDSTLADIANASASPYAGAITAALFLQRFIPASVSWAHFDIMAWNVSSKPGRPEGGEAMGLRAVTGYLTKKYGRKDYV, encoded by the coding sequence ATGCACGCCAATTTATTTTATGAAACCAGCACTGATAAAGCATTGCCACTTGTTTTAATTAGCCAAAAGCAATGGGAGCAAGGAGTAGAGAGTTTAACTCCAGCTGAACGCAATTTTTTCTCACTGCAGCAATTCAAAGCAAAGGCAGGGGAAATTTGTTTAATCATGAACAGTGACGGTGAGCTAGTTAAAGCTTACCTTGGAACTGGGAATCAAGAAGATGCTCTTGCACTTGCGTGTGCTGCTTCCCGATTGCCAATATCACGTTATCAGCTTAAAGAAACTGTACCGCAGCATGCGCTTGCCGCATGGGCTTTGGCACAGTATCGCTTTACCGCCTATAAAAAGCAGGAAATTACTCCCAATATCCTGGTTGTTGATGAAGCAAATCTACCCAATATATTGTCAGACGTGGAAGCTATTTTTCTTGTACGTGATTTAATTAATACACCTACGAATGATTTAGGACCAGAAGAACTTGCAGCGATTGTTGCTGATTTGGCAAAAAAGAATAATGCGACTTTTCGACAATGGGTCGGCACTGAACTGATTAAAGACAATTTCCCTGCTATTCATGCAGTAGGACGTGCTTCCGCAAAAGCGCCTAGACTTATTTCTTTAACCTGGGGGGATGAAAAACATCCCAAGGTTACTTTAGTGGGTAAGGGCGTTTGTTTTGACAGTGGGGGGTTAGACATTAAACCTTCAACAGCTATGCGTTTAATGAAAAAAGACATGGGGGGTGCCGCTCATGTGATGGGTATAGCGCAATGGGTTATGCAGCAACAGTTGCCTATTCGTCTACAGATTCTTATTCCAGCGGTTGAAAATGCGATTGGACCTGATGCCTTTAGACCGGGAGACATCTTAACGATGCGTAATGGTTTAACCGTCGAAGTGGATAACACGGATGCAGAGGGACGCTTAATTCTTGCCGATGCTATTGTCAAAGCGTGTGAAGAGCAGCCTGAGTTATTAATCGATTTTTCGACCTTAACGGGCGCGGCACGAGTTGCTGTGGGAACCGAAATTGCGGCACTGTTTAGTAATGATGACAAACTTGCTCAATCCCTAGGGGAGGCTTCTCAGAGTACTAATGATCCTGTATGGCGTTTACCCTTGTTTGCAGCGTATAACAGTATGCTTGATTCGACACTTGCAGATATAGCCAATGCCAGTGCCTCGCCTTATGCAGGAGCTATCACTGCAGCCTTATTCCTACAACGTTTTATTCCTGCCTCTGTCTCATGGGCACACTTTGATATCATGGCTTGGAATGTCTCTTCAAAACCTGGTCGGCCTGAAGGTGGAGAAGCAATGGGACTTCGTGCGGTTACCGGCTATTTGACAAAAAAATACGGCAGGAAAGACTATGTTTAA
- a CDS encoding ZIP family metal transporter, translated as MTPSIISIALYSLVAAFSMILGGAIASFYQPGNKVTSATQHFAAGVVFAAVAKELLPQLGINQSTLALIIGFSLGVLCMLFLKMLANQLSEDEVNESGVSLGLVSAVAIDLFIDGILIGIAFLAGARGGLLIAIALAIEILFLGVSTTATLGKRNVTKKVRLVLTLLLALLIPVGAVLGAFLLSRLAPVITEGILSFGVAALLYLVTEELLTEAHEHDIETPFITACFFIGFLCILLLENIAG; from the coding sequence ATGACCCCATCCATCATTTCTATTGCACTCTATTCTCTTGTTGCTGCTTTTAGCATGATTCTTGGTGGAGCAATTGCCAGTTTTTACCAACCTGGTAACAAAGTAACAAGCGCTACCCAACATTTTGCTGCTGGCGTTGTCTTTGCTGCGGTAGCCAAAGAGCTTCTCCCCCAACTAGGTATTAATCAGTCTACTCTCGCTCTAATTATCGGTTTTTCTCTTGGCGTTCTATGCATGCTGTTTCTTAAAATGCTGGCAAATCAGCTATCGGAAGATGAGGTCAATGAATCCGGTGTTTCATTAGGCTTAGTCAGTGCTGTAGCCATCGATTTATTTATTGATGGCATTTTAATTGGTATTGCGTTTTTAGCAGGAGCACGTGGGGGATTATTAATTGCTATTGCTCTTGCCATAGAAATTCTTTTTTTAGGTGTATCTACTACTGCAACACTTGGAAAGCGTAACGTCACAAAAAAAGTTAGATTAGTATTAACCCTGCTCCTTGCTCTATTAATCCCTGTTGGTGCTGTACTTGGTGCCTTTTTATTGTCTCGCCTGGCTCCTGTTATCACCGAAGGTATCCTTTCATTTGGTGTCGCAGCCCTACTTTATTTGGTCACAGAAGAACTGCTAACCGAAGCGCATGAGCATGATATTGAAACTCCTTTCATCACAGCCTGCTTTTTTATTGGCTTTTTATGTATTCTGCTATTAGAAAATATTGCTGGATAG
- the lptF gene encoding LPS export ABC transporter permease LptF: MLIFRYLAKEVFITLTALTAILLLIFMSNQFVQYLNRAAAGNIPGMIIMKLMMLELPNLMGLLLPLGFYISILIAYGRLYAESEMTVLQACGYGPYQLIKHTFIMATVVAIIVTVIVLWASPLIATERAKLMKTTGVQTLIQTIVPGRFRQVSEGKQVFYVESMSRDHTKAQHIFLARQVIKEQKPQWDILWAERAFAETDPKTFEDYIVLQQGSEYEGLPGNADFQVAQFEQYKVRLPHPTITIQNDTRSASTASLLPFTNSDLRKAAELQWRLSIPLMVFSLTLVAVPLSRVNPRSGKYAKLLPAIVLFIVYANLMFVSRDWIIAAKVPLWVGMWWLHLTVALLGIFLMWRNQVKLA, from the coding sequence GTGTTGATTTTTCGTTATTTAGCCAAAGAAGTTTTTATCACGTTAACTGCTTTAACGGCAATATTACTACTGATTTTTATGAGTAATCAGTTTGTTCAATATTTAAATCGTGCTGCTGCGGGTAATATTCCTGGCATGATTATCATGAAATTAATGATGCTGGAGTTGCCTAATTTGATGGGGTTATTGCTCCCATTGGGTTTTTATATCTCGATTTTGATTGCCTATGGCCGTTTGTATGCCGAAAGTGAAATGACCGTATTACAGGCTTGTGGCTATGGACCCTATCAGTTGATTAAACACACTTTCATCATGGCAACTGTGGTAGCCATTATTGTTACGGTAATTGTGCTTTGGGCAAGCCCCTTGATTGCGACTGAACGGGCCAAACTGATGAAAACTACTGGCGTACAAACATTAATTCAAACAATTGTTCCAGGTCGATTTCGTCAGGTATCCGAGGGTAAGCAAGTATTTTACGTGGAGTCTATGAGTCGTGACCATACCAAAGCCCAACATATATTTCTTGCCCGGCAGGTTATTAAAGAACAAAAGCCACAGTGGGATATTTTATGGGCAGAGCGAGCTTTTGCAGAAACTGATCCCAAAACTTTTGAGGATTACATCGTATTGCAGCAAGGCAGTGAATATGAGGGATTACCGGGGAACGCGGACTTCCAGGTCGCTCAATTTGAGCAGTATAAAGTCCGCTTACCACACCCAACAATCACCATTCAAAATGATACTCGGTCAGCATCTACGGCGAGTTTATTACCGTTTACAAATTCAGATTTGCGAAAAGCGGCCGAATTACAGTGGCGTTTATCAATCCCATTGATGGTTTTTTCATTAACTTTAGTTGCAGTCCCTTTGAGCCGAGTCAATCCACGTTCAGGAAAATATGCAAAATTATTACCGGCCATTGTCCTTTTTATTGTCTATGCCAATCTTATGTTTGTCTCCAGAGATTGGATTATAGCGGCTAAAGTTCCTTTATGGGTTGGCATGTGGTGGCTTCATCTCACTGTGGCATTGCTTGGTATATTTTTAATGTGGCGTAACCAGGTGAAGCTCGCATGA
- the murJ gene encoding murein biosynthesis integral membrane protein MurJ gives MSAIETMIPKRQSLLRSTTLVSAMTLISRLVGFVRDMVIAQLFGAQAGMDAFYVAFRIPNFMRRLFAEGAFSQAFVPVLAEYQQQRSFPEVREFIGRVSGQLGAVLSLVTVIGVLAAPVIIWLFAPGFGESSMRSVLATEMLRLTFPFLMLVSLTAMAGAVLNTYGYFGVPAFTPVLLNISMILAALYLCPNLEQPVVGLAWGVLIAGIAQLLFQIPFLYRHKLLVTPKVGWHDPGVKRVLKLMVPALFGVSIAQLNLMVDSIFASFLKVGSVTWLYYTDRLTDFPLGVFGVAIATVILPHLSRRHAEQSTEKYSRALDWGLRLILLIGIPAGLGLSMFAMPLIAGCFAYGEFSAYDLIQTQKSLIALGSGVPAFMMVKVLASGFYARQDIKTPVKIGALAMFVNSLLCLLFIWSLAHAGLALASALAGYVNCGILLILLIRRKIYLPSPGWLKFTLQLLLANAVVAAYLFVMVGDIEDWLAKSALLRLSTLLGHVAVVVILYFVSLRLLGVRPAQFRGQMKE, from the coding sequence ATGTCTGCGATTGAAACAATGATACCTAAACGACAAAGTCTTTTACGCTCTACAACACTTGTGTCAGCAATGACTTTAATATCTCGGCTAGTAGGTTTTGTTCGCGATATGGTGATTGCTCAATTATTTGGGGCACAAGCAGGGATGGACGCGTTTTACGTAGCCTTCAGAATCCCTAATTTTATGAGACGTTTATTTGCAGAAGGGGCTTTCTCGCAAGCATTTGTTCCCGTTTTGGCAGAATACCAACAACAACGTTCTTTTCCTGAGGTGCGGGAGTTTATCGGGCGTGTTTCTGGTCAATTAGGTGCAGTCTTATCCTTGGTGACGGTGATTGGGGTTTTAGCAGCTCCCGTCATTATTTGGCTTTTTGCGCCAGGATTTGGTGAGAGTAGCATGCGCTCGGTACTTGCCACAGAAATGCTACGCCTGACCTTTCCTTTTTTAATGCTGGTTTCCTTAACAGCAATGGCAGGTGCTGTTCTTAATACCTATGGCTATTTTGGTGTACCGGCATTCACTCCTGTCTTATTGAATATCAGTATGATTCTTGCAGCCCTCTATTTGTGCCCGAATCTTGAGCAGCCTGTTGTTGGTTTGGCATGGGGGGTGCTAATTGCAGGAATTGCCCAATTGTTATTCCAAATACCCTTTTTGTATCGCCATAAATTACTCGTCACCCCTAAAGTGGGTTGGCATGATCCAGGTGTTAAGCGTGTTTTAAAGTTAATGGTTCCGGCATTGTTTGGTGTTTCAATCGCCCAACTTAATTTAATGGTGGATTCTATCTTTGCCTCGTTCTTGAAAGTCGGTAGTGTGACTTGGTTATATTACACCGATCGATTGACCGATTTTCCTTTAGGCGTATTTGGTGTTGCAATTGCCACGGTTATTTTGCCTCATTTATCAAGGCGTCATGCTGAGCAAAGCACTGAAAAATATTCACGTGCACTCGATTGGGGGCTGCGGTTAATCTTGTTAATTGGTATTCCAGCAGGTCTGGGATTATCGATGTTTGCGATGCCTTTAATTGCTGGTTGTTTTGCCTATGGAGAATTCTCAGCCTATGATTTGATTCAGACGCAAAAAAGTCTTATTGCGCTTGGTTCTGGAGTTCCTGCGTTCATGATGGTGAAGGTACTTGCCTCCGGGTTTTATGCACGCCAAGACATTAAAACACCGGTTAAAATCGGGGCATTGGCCATGTTCGTAAACAGTTTGTTATGTTTATTATTCATTTGGTCCCTGGCTCATGCCGGACTTGCATTAGCCTCGGCACTGGCAGGCTATGTGAATTGTGGTATTTTGCTAATTTTATTAATCCGCCGAAAAATTTATCTACCTTCCCCAGGTTGGCTCAAATTTACGTTGCAATTACTACTAGCGAATGCGGTAGTTGCAGCGTATTTATTTGTAATGGTTGGAGATATAGAGGATTGGTTAGCCAAGTCGGCTTTGTTACGTTTATCGACGCTGCTTGGTCATGTAGCCGTCGTTGTCATTCTTTACTTTGTGAGTCTGCGATTACTAGGGGTGCGTCCGGCGCAGTTTCGCGGTCAAATGAAGGAGTAG
- a CDS encoding YdcF family protein, which produces MVIIRHLLEMLLNPYLICLVLLAVFLVILWLRRANRLVCWGLTLVLVLFIIFSTGWLPQTLTRSLEDRYPVITKVDPTIHWVVVLSGGQSEINDKPINAQLNSASIKRLLEGVRLLRQLPKAQLLLSGGGYGFERPEAFRLAELASWFSIPQSKMVLEITSINTADQAKAIKSFVKEEPFYLVTSAIHMRRSMALCLAQGLRPIAAPTDFTYFWNDERLGKIYLPNPYNLFYLSIALHEVLGGWWAILHHNYRH; this is translated from the coding sequence ATGGTTATTATTCGTCATTTATTGGAAATGTTATTAAATCCTTACCTGATTTGTTTAGTGTTATTGGCTGTATTCTTAGTGATCTTATGGTTACGGAGGGCTAATCGCTTAGTCTGTTGGGGATTAACGCTGGTATTGGTGTTGTTCATTATTTTTAGTACAGGATGGCTTCCGCAGACTCTGACGCGCTCATTAGAAGATAGGTATCCGGTGATTACCAAAGTTGATCCAACTATTCATTGGGTAGTAGTTCTCAGTGGAGGGCAATCGGAAATTAACGATAAACCTATTAATGCCCAGTTAAATTCAGCGAGCATTAAACGTCTCTTGGAAGGTGTCCGGTTGTTGCGCCAATTACCTAAAGCGCAATTATTATTGTCAGGAGGAGGCTATGGGTTTGAGAGGCCTGAAGCTTTTCGTCTTGCAGAACTGGCGTCTTGGTTTTCCATTCCTCAATCTAAAATGGTACTGGAAATAACGTCTATCAATACCGCTGACCAAGCTAAAGCGATTAAATCCTTTGTAAAAGAAGAGCCGTTTTATTTAGTAACCTCGGCAATTCATATGCGTCGCTCGATGGCATTGTGTCTTGCGCAAGGATTGCGTCCCATAGCAGCACCTACAGATTTCACCTATTTCTGGAATGATGAACGCCTTGGAAAAATTTATCTGCCAAATCCTTATAATCTTTTTTATTTGAGCATTGCTTTACATGAGGTATTAGGAGGATGGTGGGCAATTTTGCATCATAATTATAGACATTAA
- the lptG gene encoding LPS export ABC transporter permease LptG — MKLLDRYIAKTVLSAIALVTLMLAGLQIFILFVNQLDDIGKADFGIWQTALYVLLLMPYQVYLFFPLASLLGCLIGLGVMANNRELVVMRAAGMSIGQVTVAVLKAAFIVILFVTITGETVVPRLAHWANDQKLQALSGGQTLRTAHGVWVRNGNDFIAIGTILQNNTLENVFQFRFDAEHHMRLARKIEKIVHTNNQWQAYNISETMINNNQTVARKFPTMVWDVSVKPSILRVSSNEPDEMTLHELRQFLRAQKQNHQSALNYQLAYWQRLMQPLTTVVMMMLAIPFIFGPLRSSTMGSKIVAGATVGFGFHIINRFFGPVSQVFQWPAEIAAIGPTLLFALLGLYLMRRVK, encoded by the coding sequence ATGAAACTTCTCGATCGTTACATCGCTAAAACCGTACTGTCAGCAATTGCATTAGTGACATTAATGCTAGCTGGTTTACAAATTTTTATTCTTTTTGTGAATCAATTGGATGATATTGGTAAGGCTGATTTTGGAATTTGGCAAACAGCCCTTTATGTACTATTGCTAATGCCTTATCAAGTCTATTTATTTTTTCCATTAGCCAGTTTGCTAGGTTGTTTAATTGGCTTAGGTGTTATGGCTAACAATAGAGAGTTAGTCGTGATGCGTGCCGCTGGCATGTCTATTGGTCAAGTCACTGTTGCGGTGCTAAAAGCAGCATTTATTGTGATTCTTTTTGTAACTATCACTGGAGAAACAGTGGTACCCCGATTAGCTCATTGGGCAAATGATCAAAAACTTCAGGCGCTAAGTGGAGGACAGACCTTAAGAACTGCTCATGGTGTTTGGGTGCGTAACGGCAATGATTTCATAGCAATTGGTACTATTCTTCAAAACAATACACTGGAAAATGTATTTCAATTTCGCTTTGATGCAGAGCATCATATGCGTCTTGCACGTAAAATTGAGAAGATAGTTCATACGAACAATCAATGGCAGGCTTATAACATCAGCGAAACAATGATTAATAATAATCAAACGGTAGCTCGGAAATTTCCAACCATGGTTTGGGATGTATCTGTCAAACCAAGTATTTTACGAGTAAGTAGTAACGAGCCTGATGAAATGACCTTGCATGAACTGCGGCAATTTTTGCGTGCCCAGAAACAAAATCATCAGAGTGCTTTAAATTATCAATTGGCGTATTGGCAACGTTTAATGCAACCTTTAACAACAGTTGTCATGATGATGTTAGCTATTCCATTTATTTTTGGCCCTTTGCGTTCATCAACAATGGGTTCAAAAATTGTAGCAGGAGCTACGGTTGGTTTTGGCTTTCATATTATTAACCGTTTTTTTGGTCCTGTAAGCCAAGTTTTCCAATGGCCCGCGGAAATTGCTGCTATTGGCCCCACTCTACTCTTTGCTTTATTAGGACTTTATTTAATGCGTCGGGTTAAGTAA
- a CDS encoding leucyl aminopeptidase, whose amino-acid sequence MNYGLIETPTLKASDCLVLGLFADEDFSDFSKTLDKQHQGLISRLFSKLSEKGDWTWQADIDKHSMLLINCGKKSEFNSKDLKKYLNEIVPVLIKQRLATVTICMPKLPHHEPDWQIEQMLLQIDALLYQSLAFKTTNNKVYRLETIQFHLAGATATAINVAKAIAEGVKYTRTLADMPANICTPSYLGEQAMELSRQHEHLTATILCQEEMRQMGMGALLAVSQGSIQEPRLIEINYCGGGDTSPIVLVGKGITFDSGGLSIKPANAMDEMKYDMSGAASVFGVIKACALLKLPVNVIGLIASAENMPSGSAVKPGDIVTSMSGQTIEILNTDAEGRLVLADALTYAERLNPAFVIDIATLTGAMVIALGYVTTGFMTDDEPLAMQILEAAKESGDKTWRFPLYEDYQEALESPMADMINASFDRAAGAITAACFLSRFTKKYRWAHLDIAGTAWVSGKKRNATGRPVPLLVQLLRHASNSR is encoded by the coding sequence ATGAACTATGGCCTTATTGAAACGCCTACTCTAAAAGCCAGTGACTGCTTGGTTTTAGGACTTTTTGCAGACGAAGATTTTAGTGATTTTTCTAAAACTTTAGATAAGCAACATCAAGGTCTCATCAGTCGGTTATTTTCCAAATTGTCTGAAAAAGGGGATTGGACCTGGCAAGCCGATATTGATAAGCATAGTATGCTGTTAATTAACTGCGGTAAAAAATCCGAGTTTAATAGCAAAGACTTAAAAAAATATTTAAATGAGATAGTTCCCGTACTTATCAAGCAACGCCTTGCGACTGTAACTATTTGTATGCCAAAACTCCCCCATCATGAGCCTGACTGGCAGATTGAGCAAATGCTATTACAAATTGATGCACTCCTTTATCAATCTTTAGCATTTAAAACCACTAATAATAAAGTTTATCGTCTTGAAACGATTCAATTCCATTTGGCCGGGGCTACAGCCACCGCCATAAATGTAGCTAAAGCTATTGCTGAAGGCGTAAAATACACCCGAACTCTGGCAGATATGCCAGCGAACATATGTACTCCATCTTATCTTGGCGAGCAAGCTATGGAGTTATCAAGACAACATGAGCATTTGACGGCGACGATTTTATGCCAGGAAGAAATGCGTCAGATGGGCATGGGGGCATTACTAGCTGTTTCACAAGGTAGTATTCAAGAGCCACGACTTATCGAGATTAACTATTGTGGTGGCGGTGATACCTCTCCTATTGTTCTGGTAGGGAAAGGAATTACCTTTGATTCAGGTGGTCTTTCTATAAAACCTGCCAATGCCATGGATGAAATGAAATATGACATGTCAGGTGCTGCCAGTGTTTTTGGTGTAATAAAGGCTTGCGCTTTATTGAAATTACCTGTCAATGTTATCGGTCTAATTGCCAGTGCTGAGAATATGCCCAGCGGTTCCGCTGTAAAACCTGGTGATATTGTTACCTCTATGTCAGGGCAAACTATCGAAATCTTAAATACAGATGCGGAAGGAAGACTTGTTTTAGCAGATGCATTAACTTATGCAGAACGGCTTAATCCCGCCTTTGTGATTGATATTGCGACCTTGACGGGAGCAATGGTTATCGCCTTGGGCTATGTAACTACAGGCTTTATGACTGACGATGAACCATTAGCTATGCAAATTTTAGAGGCCGCGAAAGAAAGTGGCGATAAAACATGGCGTTTTCCTTTGTATGAAGATTATCAAGAAGCTCTGGAAAGTCCTATGGCTGATATGATTAATGCTTCATTTGATAGAGCTGCCGGTGCAATTACTGCCGCCTGTTTCTTGTCACGTTTTACAAAAAAATATCGCTGGGCACATTTAGACATTGCTGGAACTGCCTGGGTTTCTGGCAAAAAACGCAATGCTACTGGTCGCCCTGTTCCTTTACTTGTTCAGTTGTTACGACATGCCAGCAATTCGCGTTGA